The sequence below is a genomic window from Pelmatolapia mariae isolate MD_Pm_ZW linkage group LG9, Pm_UMD_F_2, whole genome shotgun sequence.
cacacacacctgccaaaacacaaacatggagCGCAGGAAAAGCAGCAGAACAGAACACAcccatataatataataataataatcatcatagTCCatactgctcacggaccccgagtCCCTGGAACCGGGTCCGTGACAGTTGCTTTACAGACGTAAGTACGACCTGGACGCCGGGATAGATTTTATTGTCAACCAACTGCAAGGGCCTGGGAAGGATCACGGTTATCGGTCAAGTGTTTCGTGCCCACAAATTAGCATTTTGTGGGCACGTTATACCTATTTCGTGCCCACGAAGTAGGCACGAAATGGTggccacaatttatttattttttggaccatgtcatcCTCTGCGCCAAAGTCGTGTAGTCTAaccactatatatatatatatgtatatgtatatgtatatgtatatgtatatgtatatgtatatgtatatgtatatgtatatgtgtatatatatgtatatgtgtatatatatatgtatatatatatgtatatgtatatatatatatatatatatgtatatatatatatatatatgtatatatatatatatatgtatgtatatatgtgtgtatatatatatatatatatatgtatatatatgagagagagagagagaatatacAGAGGCAGACTCTTATATACACTTATTTGTAGAAATATATATGTACATGAACATATGCACATACATGTACAAAAgtgtacacattcacacagaagTACACATACGTGGACATAAATTATGTATACgtatacacatgcatacattaTCCAATGAGATAAAAGACTAGAATagctaaaactgaataaaagTAGTGTCAGAGAGATCTGAAAGCATTTGAAAATAGGTAGGTCTTCAAATTTGATTTAAAGATTTCCAAAGAGGGAGGGAAGACTGTTCCAGAGTCTCGAGAGGTGTTAAAAGATCTTAGAGTAGATCTTACTCAGCTGAGCTGGCTGTATAGTTACAGGTTCATTGTGTCCAATCCAGAGCATCTCAGGTgattccaaaaagttgattctgttcatctggacgcagcGTTTTCAGTGGTAGAAAGGTTTCATCACTCatactagtgatgtgtcggtcgcgaacgaaacggctcttagaggcgactctttgacgtgaacgacgcgagccggctccttataaggctttggagcgtgatgtcacagGGGTGGGCGTGGAAAGGATTTTGGCCTGATGCGCCATTTTCAGGGTCAAAACAAAGCACAAGCGAAAAAGGAGCGAAGGCACAACCAACAGCCATGGTTCGTTCTTTCTGTGTGGTCGGCTGCAATGTTTGATCGCACGACCGGCAagagaataagcttgaaaagggtttgtcttttcattctttcctaacctggaagcaacatgaggcagctcgtgtatcgatgttaccaaacgaaggtgtctagcctggatagcagctgtgagacgagctgatatccagttctcttccagCTCCAAATATCTTttggtgtgctccagacattttcattccggtaagttctaaatatgttcatagcactctttatagcctattagttttTTTTCGATGCACcctgaggtcatagcaaattagaacaaacatccttctgagtgattttgcagaactaccttctctttatagagttgctaaatatttggcattattgcagcaaCCCAGCCCATgatgaaacacatcgtgactgggttccagcgctacacaagggacctgcttcaaacataccaccatgccaatcagattacttctcccatgtgagggtgaagaggtgacccttctggataagatggtgaaggtttgctgagtttggtgaacagtgtggtagtaaaaccagggaaacatgaaacttgctcctgttaaatattcttaagtcttttgctgtataaatagcgctatttttttcaaaagatacagtaaataaagtaatgttagtagtgggtgatatcatgtaaacactgtcatgattttgtgtaaacattttgtcatttgtaaactataaatgacatggattctacattgtaactgatgtgatgttttataaagtggttttaataaaaaaaaaaagaggcaaaaattagtttgtttctttattcaacttttgaacagtggtactcagtctgtacatattcagtaaatgcaaattacttacatggcagtgcacttcaggcataaatctagacccctAGATAAAGCATTATGGGTCATTCCCATAGCTTTACTGTGTTCCAGCAAAGTATCCAATagcagtgacaactcctccacagtagcaggtgggatttttcttttttgaggacggctccttttacctttcaatacggatggtctgtttatgttttgatcaagagcctttttttgggcagctgaagaggagaagtccatcttatggccaacctctggctgtatcttggtcacatTACtcagcaaaacccagtatgcaggttcatctgtaacagtcgTTGTGCCACAGATctgcactgttgcttctacattaaacagaagagcagcgacatgggtgcaggtctccacgactccggccatacagctgcagtgggcggcttcaaccttcctTGTGATGCTCACATTGACCTAGagctgcaatgctggttcattcagtctttgagagtgcagtacctgaaacatacacagacaaagttcatttaaagacaagaactatgagccaaggccgacacaaatgtgttttatctactttatcataaatgtaacaaagtgtttagaaagttagcacatacatgtaatttttcatttttttgtgtatccatctatagaacgctgcatgttatattccaaatctgcctgttctctctcagaaacctgcctgcagaaaatgaacctaaactatgtaatgcaaggatgtaatcactttagagatggagaaagcataaagtgacaattatgaatcacttaatatgataaggagattctgcaggtcattaatcaatgtataaaactaaaataaaatgtatttttagtgacacaagATACAAATATGGAAGCAAGATGTATAATTAGAATTATTTatgataaatatgaataaatcattgccatttctttaaccataaagaataactaaatccttcaggacaatgtcacatcaatgcactgaactcactgttatccctctaacagcgcctccacatgttctcactgtaatttcccctcatgaatgaatttatgctgcactaatctgaatgtttggaGGGAAATCAAACGCATTTCACTCGCAGTACTcaagctgacttacctttgtttgaatgacgacttgtacgcgctgactccacagacaaggtacgaaaATATGTCAGGCTACGTCAATAGCGGtaggtcttcagggtttctggtgtttgtgtataaatacacaaacagtacacatatgctttcaactgtgtaatttaagtgatctaggtagctctgttttggaagttcagttaacgctagaaatgtgttttcgagtttgtacgtgctttgtagtttgtatgtgctttgtctataggggccaccgtatatatttatatataaacatatataaataaaaccccttttttacattagtaattccttttgtgcatcattttatattgttgttaataataaatcaattaaagcaacaaaacaacctgaagggCCGGTTGGGAgccaaaagagccggctctttttagtgcgccgagccgaaagagccggttctttaaaaagagccggaaatcccatctcTAACTCATACAAGtgactttttcagtctcagctgactgcagttttctccaactttataaacagtacatttgcataatgactgaagctagcaccactgaaggaacagtgggctgtgaggtccgtttcttcatcattaatatgcaaaatgCCATGACCATTGACCAACAACCACTAATAAAAGACGATTGATCACTGATCAATGACCATcaatcaatggccatgagtatcattcacagagagttggggaatggctgcaatcacagcattgtaagatagTGAAAGATGCATCTTTAGGCCCCCTCCTCTATTCAAAAATGGTCCTTcctttttcacataaatggccttcTTGAACCTCCACTCAAAAAACCAGTATGTGTACATGTCTGAAGTTTAGTCTCTGACAAGTGAAATGTTCAGCTGGgttaagatcaggtgactgagtTGGTCATTCTTTActttaataaactcctgggTTGCTTTGGCCATATGTTTTGGGTCGTTTTCCATCTGCTTTATGAAATACCAGCCAATCAATTTGATTgcatttagctggatttgagcagacagtatgtctctgaacacctcaggAGTTCATTGTGTTGCTTCTGTCATGTGTCACATCACGAATAAACTTTAGTGTCCCAGTGCAACTGGCAGCCATGCACGCCCAAGCCATCACACTGcctgtgctgtgttttacagttgATTTGGTATGCTTGTACCAAATCAAGCATACCagagctgtttcacaccttctCAGTACTTTTTTCTTGCCACATTTCTGGTAGAGGTTGATCTTGGTTTTATCTATCATAAGAATGTTTTTCCAAAACTGTACTggcttttttagatttttttgtttttagcaaaGTCCAATCTAGCCTGTCTATTCTTGAGTTTTATGAGTGGCTTTCACCATTCAGTGAACCGTCTTATTTACTTTCATGCACTGTCCTCTTTATGGTAGACTTTCATATCCATACGCCTACCTCTTggagagtgttgttcacttgtttGGCTGTTGTGAAGGGGTTTCTTTTCAACATGGTAATGATTCTGGGATCATCCACCACTGTTGTCTTCCGTGGACGTGCAGGTCTGAGTTCACCAGTGCCGTGTGTCTTTCTCAGGATGTTCCACACTGTAGATTTTGCCACTCCTAATATTGTAGCAATTtcgctgatgttttttttctgcttaaggatggcttgtttcacctGCATGGAGAGCTTCTTGACTGTATGTTGTCTATTCACAGCAAAATCATCCGAATGGAAGCGCCTCAGATCAACTCCCGACCTTTTGTCTGCTCAATTGATAATGAAATAAGGAAGGAATTTCAAACACCTGCCCATGAAATAGCCTTTGTCAATTGCCAATTTTCCAATTACTTTTGTCCCTTTAAAAAGTGGGTGACACATGTTAATTAGCTGAAAATCCTAAACCCAATTTGAATGTGGATACCCTCAAATGAAAGCTGACATGGACACACTTAGTCCATGTCCATTATATAACTATAATTGGAAAATGTTTCGATAAAtaggtgaaaaacaaaacttatgGTACTAACTTTACATATACCAAATTATTTgtgaatattattattattattattattaattaaatgatttatttatttaaatttaaccaGGAACTGAGCTTTCAAAATGTATAATCTCTCTGTCCTGGGCGGCCATGGTAAACATCCTGGGAAAACTATTCCAAGTATTAAGTATTAACAATAAGGACAACATTTTCGCTTAATATTTGGTTACCTCTCTTTACATGAATATCTATTGTGTGTCAAAGCACTGAGTTTTGTGTAATATTTCAATATCTTAGTGTGTGATAGATCTGCCTGGTAAAAATATCAGAAACCAAAGAAACACTAGGTGCATGAAATAACTTGAGTTTAATGAATTCAGCATTTATTTGATTCTATTACACTCTAATGAGCATAACTATGTGAGGAAGTCAGTAGTTTAACAAAAAGTTGTAAAACTATTTCAAATAaccatattttaaaaatcaaactcTTCTTGTTTAAATGCTACTGTAGTAAATAAAATATAGAAGGCAATTGTTTTGTTATAATCTGTCACTTCAATTTGCAGAATAACTTTCACCCTCTAAATTATTCATAGCTTTACAGAAAAAAGGCCAAATGTCTAAGCACATGATTTTATCTATATTGCCTGTTATTCTAACAGCCTGATCACCGTGTCAATCAGCTTTTCCACTTGCTGTGAACTTGACCTGCTGTTTTCAAAGAGAACACACCTGTTTCCACACTTTTCAACTATTTCCATCAGACCAGGTTGGCAGGAGTGAAGGAAATCCTTCAAGGTGATTTCTGCCTGCTGCAGGTCACCTCCTCGTGTGAACAGGatgattgttttttctttaactttacTCCCAAAATCTTTTTCTAACTTTTCCATGATGTCTCTCTCACCATCTGTAAATCTGCTCACATGCATCACAAGTACATACACACAGGGTTCTGACCCACAGAGCTGTTTACACTGTTTTACATGTTTGTCCGTGACTGATGCTTCAATGTCATCATCAAAGATGTCTGGGCTATCAATCACACGTACATGTAAGTCATTCATCTCAGTTTCTGCCACCTGGAATTCTGTGGTGACCGGCTTTGAACTGGGTTTAGACATGAAGCTCTTCTTTCCGAGGATGGTGTTTCCACTTGCACTCTTTCCAGTTCCAGCCATTCCCAGTAGAACAAGGTTCACTGTGGTGATAGCACGCTTTCCTGTATTGATATGTACAAATAATAATGGAAAGAAATCAGTTGATATCCTACCTCAAGAATGAGTAAATGACAAAGTAAACATCTATGGTTTGTTTAAATTGAGCTACATTGTAAAAACATGCATCTTACTTTTTAAACTCTTCTTGGTGTCTGTAAATAATTCTTTGCTAAAACTGCCAACTGAATTAAAAGGGCATAAAAGAATTTTGtcagtttttaataaaacatctgGGATCATGTGAAATATTCTCATTCACTGAACAGCACaactttttgtatttgttgGTAAGACGCTCCTGAGAGAGATGTGAGTTTACCTGGCTTTGTTATGTCAGTGTGTGATCTGGACATTGTTTGTGATTCATAGTCAAACCTGTAATTTTGTTACAGAGCAATTATAAACTCAGCAGGCAGCTGTTTACTGTTTTATAAAaacttaattatttttataacaataataaaaatgcaaaccttctctataaaatacaaacataCATTTTATAGTATCTGTGTACACagctaaaataaagaaaacacttcaAATTTGGTTTCCATGAAGTTAACAGTCACAGTTCAACAAGTCTCAAATTTCACCTTTACCTCTTAGAGCCTGGCACCAATAGTCTGTGTTTAGCCAGTTTGTCCAGTTCACTGAAAAGCTGCTGGATGGTGCAGGATGTGAAACAGTAATCTGAGGGCTCATATGTCAGTGGCAGCACGACTGTGAACTCTTCTCTTGGTTTTCCAGTTTTCTTACTCAAATCTTCTATTTGCTTCCCCACATCTTTTGGTGAAAACCCATCCTCTACCACCAACAAACACATCTCACTGTGGGAATTCTCAGAAAATAGTTCCTGTATGTCATCACAGAATAAGTACAAGTCAGGTGTACATGTGATC
It includes:
- the LOC134635065 gene encoding GTPase IMAP family member 8-like: MSHRKRAITTVNLVLLGMAGTGKSASGNTILGKKSFMSKPSSKPVTTEFQVAETEMNDLHVRVIDSPDIFDDDIEASVTDKHVKQCKQLCGSEPCVYVLVMHVSRFTDGERDIMEKLEKDFGSKVKEKTIILFTRGGDLQQAEITLKDFLHSCQPGLMEIVEKCGNRCVLFENSRSSSQQVEKLIDTVIRLLE